The DNA window GGCATGAAGTTTTCGCCTGGCATGAAGTTCCCGTCCGGCATCATCACACGCGCTGCCGTGCATGGCAAAATATGTTTTAAGTTTCCTCCGCCCCGGCAGTTTATACACCGCTGTAGGCCGTATATCCCCCGTCCACCGGAAGAATGGCGCCGGTAATAAACGATGCGGCCTCATCATCCAACAGAAACAGCAGCGCTCCCGACAGCTCTTCCGGTTTCCCCAGACGCTTCATCGGGGTTCCCTCAATAATCTTATTAAGGCGTGCAGTCGGCGTCACCCCATCTTTTTCATAGAACAGGGCCTGTGTCTGGTTGGTAGATAAAAAGCCGGGGGCAATGGCGTTGACGCGTATCGATGTCTCTGCAAAATAGGTGGCAAGCCACTTCGTAAAGTTGCCGACCGCTTCTTTTGCCGCCGCATAGGCCGGGATTTTCGTCAGAGGAAGGAAGGTGTTTACCGATGCAATATTGATAATATTACATGGTTCTTCTCCAAGCATATCCGCCGCGAATTCCTGGGTTGTCAGAAATGCGCCCGTAAAATTCAGGTCGAAAACAAACTTCCAGCTCTCTTTATCTATATCAAAAAACGTCTTTTCATGTCCCATCTGGCATGGTCTGAATCCCTCGCTGTCCGTTGTCGCCCTGGGATTGTTGCCTCCCGCCCCGTTGATCAGAATCCGGCAGGGGCCAAAGGCACGCGTTACAAGCCCGTGCGCCTCTTTTAAGCTGTCCGCAGACAAAACATCGCATCCGACTGCCAGCGCAGTCCCGCCTTCGGCCGCTATCTCATCCGCCACTTTTTCCGCGGCCGCCTCGTTAATATCAAGCACAGCCACGTTGGCACCGGCCGCCGCCAGCACCTTTGCCATATATCCGCAGATAACGCCTCCGGCTCCCGTAATGACGGCAGTTTTCCCTGACAGCGATACATTTAATGTAAGTTTCATTCTCTATCCTCCTCTTTCATTGCATCGGTGATTAGAACAGCAGCCTTGGAAGCGCCAGTGAGATTTGGGGGACGAAAATCAGCAGAAGAATTACCACACAGATAATTCCCAGGTACGGCGCCAGATATTGAAGGGCATCCTTCATCTTCGCCTTTGCAATTCCCATGGTAATAAACAGCACGCCTCCAACCGGCGGAGTCACTCCCGCATAGACAAGGGTGATAACCATAATCAGGGCAAACTGGATAGAATCGATTCCATACTGTGCGGCTACCGGCATCAGAATCGGCGCACAGATGATCGTCGCGGACAATGTCTCAATAAACATCCCGACAAACAGTAAAAACAGAACTAAAAGTATCATGATGATGTATTTATTATCCGTCAAACCGGTGAGGAATGTGATAATCATTTTCGGAAATTTCTCGTAAGCCACAAGCCAGCTGAAGATCGAAGCTCCCGCCACAATCAGAAGGGCCATCCCCGTCATTGAAGCCGCCTTAAGGAAAATCCTCGGAAGATCCCGGTAAGTAAATTCTTTGTATACAAACATGCCGATGATAAGGGCATACACGACTGCAATCGCTCCCGACTCCGTAGGGGTGAATACGCCTGAAACAATTCCGCCGATAATAATGAGGGGCATGATAATTGCCAGGACGCCGTCTTTAATCGCCGTCATCCTCTCCTTAAAGGGAACGCGTTCCCCTCCCTGTATCCCCAGATGTTTGGCATAAAAATATGTCACAACCGCAACGCCGAGGCCGATAATCAGTCCCGGAATAACGCCGGCCATAAAGCACTCGCCGATGGAAAGGCCCGTTAAAGAACAGTAGATAATCATCGTCAGGCTGGGCGGGATAATCGGTCCCAGGGAACCGGCGCAGGCCTGGATTACCGCCGCGAGTCCGCGGGGATATCCGTTTTTAAGCATCGAAGGAATCAGCATGGAACCGACAGCAGCCGTATCGGCGGCGGCCGAGCCGGACACTCCGGCAAACAATACGCTGGTGCCGATATCCACCATACCGATACCGCCGGTGATATGGCCTACAAATGCCTTTGCAATATTTACAAGGCGTTTGGAGATGCCGCCCGCCTCCATCAGTTCGCCGGAAAGCATGAAAAAGGGGATTGCCATCAGGCTGAATGAGTTGATGGAAGAAAACAGTTTCTGTGCCACCAGCATCGATGAAATCTTATCATCCATGAAAATCGCAACTACAGAGCCGAGGCCGAGTGAAAATGCAATCGGCACTCCCAGCATTAAAAGCACGAAAAACAGTATAAATGCCGTTACTAACATACGCCTGCCCCCTCTCCTTCTTCCTCGCGCGTCCCATTCAGATGAACCAGATAATAACTTATCTGCTCAAAAAACATCAGGACGCCGCCAATCGGGATTGCCGCGCACACAACAGCCATGGGCCAGTGCATGATGGGGGAACTCTCCGCCATCTGGGTCTGGCAGACCAGAACGCCCAGATATGTCATGCATATAAGAAAGACCGCAGACGCCGCGCAGACAATGGTAAACATCACCTTCCAGCTTTTCCCTTTACATGATTCCAGCAGCAAATCAAAACATACGTTTCTCCCTTCCCGGATTGTGATGGAACCTCCCAGATAAACCAGCCAGACAAATGCAAACCTGGCCAGCTCGTCTGCCCACCGGATCGAAGATCCGGCGACATAACGGGCCACTACCTGGGCAAACACAACTGCAACCACCACCATAAACAGAAACGTCACGATAATATTGGTAATTTTCCGCATTGCATCTGAAATTTTATTTAACACAGCGTTTCCCCCTTTCCCCGACACTTCCTTCCGATTGTTATTTCAGGCTCTGAATCTTATCATAAACATCCTGCAGGCTGTTATCTGCGATAAACTTCTGAAGATAAGGGCCAGCCGCCTCTTTAAACGGCGCCAGATCCACCTCTGTAATCTGAACCCCCTCGTCTTCCAGCTTCTTCATGGAATCCTCAAACAATGTGTCTGTGTACTCCAGGAATTTGTCCTGAGCCATCACGGAAACTTCATCGATAACCTGTTTCTGGGCATCCGAGAGATCGTCGTAGACCTTCTGGCTCATGGAGTATGCGGTAAACGTAAATACATGCTTTGTCTGTACGTAGTTCTGGGCAACCTCATAGAACTTCTGTAAGTAAACGTATTCCGGATGTCCCTCCAGCCCGTCGGCAACGCCGGTCTGAACAGCGGTATATGCCTCGCCGGATGGGATAACCGTCGGGTTTGCACCGAATGCTTCAAAGGCGGCGATTGTATGGGGTGCCTCCGGGGTACGCATAATCAGTCCTTTAAATCCGTCAAAACTGTTGACATTCTTGTCCTTTACCAGGGAACTCCTAAAATACAGCGGCTGAATGCTCAGCACGTGGAAACCGCCTTTTTCCGACATCTTGTCACGGATAAAAGAAAGTACTTCCTCATCCTTTACCATTTTAACCGCCTGTTCCCTTGAATCAATCAGATACGGCATATCGAACAGGGCGCCGGCCGGATCATAGTTTGCAAAAAGAGCCGTGTCGGAAAGGGCAATGTCAAGCGTTCCCTGGGACAGGGCCGACAGCGCATCGGCCTGGCCGAACAGCTGGCCGTTGGCGTAGATGTCCACCTTCATTTTTCCTCCGCTCAACTGGTTAACCGCGTCGGCAAATGCCTCCGCATAAACATGGTTGGAATCATCCTCGGAACAGTGATGGGACAGGGTCAACGTCAACTCCTCCACACCGTCCACCGGCGTTACATCCGATCCCGTTTGAGACGTTTCCGTCTTTTCCTTATCCTGTTCCGTAGTCTTTGCATTGCCGGATGTCCCGGCGCTGCCTCCGCACGCGGTCAGAGAAACCGCCATAGCCGCTGCCAAAACAATGCCTGTGAATTTTTTCATTTTTCTCATGTTTTTTCTCCTTTTATTTTTACTCTTTATTTTAGGCTCTCGCCACCATCTCGCCGTACTCGTCTTTGCATTTCCTGATAAAAGCCATGAGCGCTTCGGCGCTCGGCATATCAGCGCTGCAGGCATGGCTCGCCACCAGCATGGCCGCTTCGGCACTGCCCATCTCCAGGCAGTCAATCAGTTCCTTTCCCTCTAAAAGCCCGTACAAAAATGCCGCTGCATAGCCGTCGCCGCCGCCAAAGCCTTTTAATGCCTTGACCGGGAACGGTTTGATTGAATAGCTGTTGCCATCGTAGGCATAGGCCGTGGAACCTTCCCTGCCGTGTTTGATTACGACAATTCTTGCCCCTTTTGCACACCAGGCCTCGGCCGTCTCCACATCTGTTCTCCCCGGGGCAATCAGGCTTTCCGTCAGGTCATATTCCTCGCGTGAGCCGAGAATGATATCTGCCTGGGATGCAACCGCCGAATAGTAAATCGCGATTTCATCATGGTTCTTCCAGTTGTAAGCCCTGTAATCGATATCAAAAATAACAGGAACCTGATTTTTCTTAGCCAGGGAAACCGCCTTTAACGCCGCCTCCCGGGAAGGTGAAGCCGCCAGCGCCGTTCCGGAAATCAAAATCGCTTTTGTGCTCTTTATGTATTCTTCATCGATGTCCTCCACACTGAGTTGAAGATCCGCGATACAGTTGCGGTACATTAGAATACTGCTTTCCGTCGGGCTGAGAATCTCGGTAAACGTAAGCCCCAGCTTTTCTCCATTCCGGCACCTTGAAATATGGGAGGTGTCAATCCCCTCATTTTCAAAATAGCGTTCTACGAAAGTGCCGAACTGGTCATCGGATACCTTTGAGAAAAATCCAATCTTTTTTCCCAGCCTCGCCATCCCCACCGCGATATTGGCAGGGGATCCTCCCACGTACTTTTTGAAGGTCTCACTCTCATAAAGCGGTTTGTTATAATCCAGAGGGTTAAAGTCAATCGCAACGCGTCCTAAAAGGATCAAATCATACTTCCTGCTCTCATCAAATGTAACATACTTCATTTTCTTCTCCTCCCGCCTTCCGGCGCGCCTGAACTCTCTGAATCCGGCGCCGCCGCTTACTGGTTATTAAATACTGAGATACACTTTTTGACATTGTTGTATACATAGCGCACCATCTGTTCATTCAGTTCAAAATAATTGTGTTCTCCGTTTCCGGCCAGATAATCGGCCGCCCCTTTTGTCATGGCGTCAAAATTGGCCGTGGCAATATTGATTTTACGGATTCCGCAGTGAATCGCTTCCCGGAACTGCTCATCCGTGATTCCCGTGCCTCCATGCAGCACCAGAGGGATATCCACTCTGCCCGCAATGTCACGGAGCACATCAAAATTCAGCTTTGGGATTCCTTTGTAATGGCCGTGTGCATTGCCGATCGCGATCGCCAGGGCATCCATCTTCGCCTCATGGGCAAATCTCTCCGCCTCCGCCGCATCCGTATACAGAACCTGATGTTCTCCATTACCCTCATTTCCTCCCACCACTCCCAGCTCCGCTTCCACCGTGGCGCCGTATGGCCCGGCCGCCTCCGCTATCAGATTGGTGAGACGGATATTCTCTTCAAGCGGCCCGTCGGAACCGTCAAACATAACGGAGGTAAATCCGTAATCCAGCGTTTTCTTTATCATCTCCGGAGACTTTCCGTGATCCAGATGGACGGCGATTCTGACTCCGGCCGTTCTGGCCGCCTCCACCATCATGGGGGCAATGTATTCGACCGGCGAATACCCCATCCTCTTTTCCGCAACCTGCAGGATTACCGGTGTATCCATCTCCTCCGCCGCCTGGATTACTCCCATTACGCTTTCCATATTGGCAACATTAAAGCCACCGACGGCTCTTCCGTTCTCATCTGCCTCCGCCAGCAATTCTTTCATCGTGCATATCACAATTCCCCCTCCTGTTCTCTCCCGACTGTTTCTTTCACTTTTTGCCCTGCTTTCTCCTTCTGCTCTTCCGGCAGAGCCGCATCATTTCTTTTCCATGTCTTCTTGACATTTTATGATGTGTTTTTGATTTATTTATTGTTATTTTATGATTCAATGTTAGCATCTTCTCAACTTTCAGTCAATAGTCATTTACATTTTTATTAATTATGCAGATTTTTTCCATGTTTTATTGTGCGTTTTGTATAAACATTTTTATTGACGCTCGTAAAACACACCGCGCCATCACGGAAAAAAGCGTTCCGGGCAAAAAAAGAACAGCTTCTGCCTGCCGGGTTCCTTGAGTGATGTAACTTTCCGGGTCCGGCAGACAGAGTCTGTTCTACTTCTGTGTATCTAATCAGCTTCTGTGTATTAAATATATAACGGTTCCTATTCTGGTCTTATATTCCGATCTTGTTAATCCCACAGCCTCCTGTAAATATTTTTCAAATCCTCTGCATTCAATTCCTTCCTCGTATTGGACGGGCTTCCGCTGATCATTGCGTCCTCAGCCATCTTGCCGATGGAGGAAAAGAAGAGTTCCCTGTCGATTCCATACTCCTCCAGGGTTGGTATCTCCAGTGTGCGGCAGAGTTCCTCCACCGCGTTTAAAAATGCGCGTGCGGCATCCCTGTCGGAGTCCTGTTCCCCAGCGGCGCCGATGGCCCGTCCCAGCTCTCCAAACCGTTCATAGGTTCCGTCCAGCACAAAATCAAAACACTCTTTTATCAGCATGGCATTGGAAATACCGTGTGGTACATGGAACAGCGCTCCAATCGGCCGGCTCATTCCATGGACCACGGTCACGGATGCATTGTTAAAGGCAACTCCCGCCTCCAAAGCCGCCGTCGCCATCTGCACTCTGGCCTCCACATCCTTCCCGTCCCGGAAAGCGGCCGGCAGATACCGGAAGATCCTTTTGACAGCCGAGATCGCAAATACATCGGACAGCAGATTCGCCTTTTTGGAGGTATACGCCTCCGCGGCATGCGTCAGGGCGTCGAGCCCCGTAGCCGCCGTAATCTTTGGCGGAGCCGTCATCGTAAACTGGGGATCCACAATGGCCAGAGACGGCATGATGTCCGCTCCCTTTAACAGCATTTTGACGTCGTTTTCCGTATCCGCAATAATTGTAAACTGGGTGGCCTCAGAGCCGGTCCCCGCCGTGGTTGGTATGGCCACCATCGGGGCGGTATCCGCCTTAATCTCTTTTCCCATCAAATCTGAAATTTTCCCGCCCAATACGGCAAGGACAGCCACCGCCTTCATCGTGTCGAGGGCGCTGCCGCCGCCCAGGGCAATCAGGAAGTCACAGGATGCTTCTTTATAGGCTGCCAGTCCGGCTTCCACCATCCGATCCGTCGGTTCACCGGTGATGCCGTCATAAATCTCATACTTCACCTTTTCTTTTTCCAGGACATCTTCCAGAACTTTTACATTTCCCAGTTCCACCATCACCCGATCCGTCACAATCAGAGCCTTTTTCCCCAGTCCCTTCAGAAGTTCCGCCGCCTCATAAAGCGCATGTTCCCCCATTATTACCTGCTTCGGCATTATAAATTGATTTGCCATTCGTTTCTCCTCCTTGTCAGTTTTTGGTTTGTTCTTGATTCTTTTAGTGTTATTTTGTTTGTACCTTTATTATATTTTAGCATTCGAACATGGTATGTCAATAGTTTTTGGTGTTATTTTGAAATTTTATTGTGTTTTTTTACTATTTTCCTTGTGTTTTGTTTGTATTCTGGTTATAATTAACTCAAGAAAATAAGGAGCTATAAGTATGAGAGTTGAACGAATTAATGAAATTGAACGATATATTTTAGAAAACGGCTCTGTCACCAGCGACAGGCTCTGCGAAATTTTCCGTATTTCCAAGAACACACTGCTGAGGGATCTGAATATTTTGTCCGAGAAAGGAACCATCAAGAAGGTATATGGAGGGGTCACCGCCATGCATCCGCCTTTTTCCGTAAAGGAACTGCTTCCCTTCAATGACAGGGATACGAAAAATATAGATTTGAAAAACAGGATTGCCGGACAGGCTGCCATCCACATTCAGCCCGGAGATACTATTTTTGTGGACACCGGTACTTCGACTTTAAGTATCCTGAGCTATATTACCAACATACAGGGACTGACGATTATTACAAACAGCGTCCAGTTCATGTACCGTGTGCTGAATTTCCCCCATATCAATGTGATTGCCCTTCCCGGCGTACTGAACCACAACACCGCATCGCTTGTGGGTGTACCCTGCATCAACAGTTTGAGCACCTACAATATCAGCAAGGCTTTTATGGCCTGTACCGCTGCCTCCCTGCAGAGCGGAGTGACGAACGCAACTTCCGAAGAATACGAGGTTAAAAAAGTCGCAATGGCCCAGAGCCTGGAACATATTCTTTTAATCGACCATACAAAGTTTAACCAGACCTCCCTGATGACCTATTCGCAGCTTAAAGATTTCGACCTCATTATCACGGATAAACTGCCCGAAAACGATTATATTGAATATTTTAAAACCCACCGGGTGACATTGGAGATCGCTGAATAGGACGTAATTTCCTACGAATCAAAAAAGGACTTTGTTTCAATGAACCTCCCTCAAGCTTCAGATTTAGATTCTGATGCATGAAGGCCGCCTCATTGAAACGAAGTCCTTTCTATCATTACAGATGAAACATCCTGGTAGCCACCGTAAAATAAATGGCAATCGAGCAAGTATCCACCAGCGTTGTGATAATCGGCGAGGCCATAATGGCCGGATCCAGTTTTACTCTCTTGGCCAGCAGCGGCAGGATGCAGCCGATAATCTTGGAAATGATAACCGTGCCAATCAGCGAAACGCTGACAGCGACGGCCAGCCTCATATCGCGGTACATCAGGAAAATTCTCAGTCCGTTGGCCGCAGCCAGTATCACGCCGACGATCAGCGAGATTCTGAACTCCTTGTACATCACCCGGAAAATGTCCTTAAACTTTATTTCATCCAGTGCAATCCCCCTGATAACAAGAGTCGCGCTCTGGGAACCGCAGTTTCCGCCCGTATCCATCAGCATCGGTATAAACGCCACCAGAAGCGGCACAACGGAAATCGCGTCCTCATATCTGGTGAGCAGTGTTCCCGTCATCGTTGCCGACAGCATCAGGACCAGCAGCCAGACAATCCTGTTTTTCGCATGCTGGAACACAGAGGTGTCAAAATACGATTTCTCACTTGGATTCATGGCCGCCATCTTCGTGATATCCTCGGTAGCTTCGTCCACGGCAACGTCCCAGGCATCGTCAACCGTTACGATTCCGACCATCCGCTCCTCCGTATCAAGCACCGGAATCGCCAGCAGATCATATCTGGAAAATAATCTGGCAACCTCTTCCTGGTCCGTGTGGGTGTAGACGGAGATAATATCCGTCTCCATCAGTTCCTCTATCTTCATGTCATCGTCCATCGTCATCAGATCTTTGGCCGAAACAATCCCCGTCAGTTTTCTGTTTTCAAGCACGTAACATGTGTAGATAGTCTCCTTGTGGATTCCCGTTTTCTTGATGTGGGCCAGCGCCTGAGCCACCGTGTTCTCTTTTCTCAGATCCACGTATTCGGTCGTCATAATGCTGCCCGCGCTGTCCTGCGGAT is part of the [Clostridium] symbiosum genome and encodes:
- a CDS encoding SDR family oxidoreductase, with amino-acid sequence MKLTLNVSLSGKTAVITGAGGVICGYMAKVLAAAGANVAVLDINEAAAEKVADEIAAEGGTALAVGCDVLSADSLKEAHGLVTRAFGPCRILINGAGGNNPRATTDSEGFRPCQMGHEKTFFDIDKESWKFVFDLNFTGAFLTTQEFAADMLGEEPCNIINIASVNTFLPLTKIPAYAAAKEAVGNFTKWLATYFAETSIRVNAIAPGFLSTNQTQALFYEKDGVTPTARLNKIIEGTPMKRLGKPEELSGALLFLLDDEAASFITGAILPVDGGYTAYSGV
- the mgtE gene encoding magnesium transporter; amino-acid sequence: MNRDIFMELMAKREYKAVRSILDVMNAVDIASLLEELDDKDMATAFRLIPKEKAADVFSNMNNTMQSHLVQMFTDKELRELLDDLYMDDTVDMLEELPANLVTQILETVDGEKRAQINVLLNYPQDSAGSIMTTEYVDLRKENTVAQALAHIKKTGIHKETIYTCYVLENRKLTGIVSAKDLMTMDDDMKIEELMETDIISVYTHTDQEEVARLFSRYDLLAIPVLDTEERMVGIVTVDDAWDVAVDEATEDITKMAAMNPSEKSYFDTSVFQHAKNRIVWLLVLMLSATMTGTLLTRYEDAISVVPLLVAFIPMLMDTGGNCGSQSATLVIRGIALDEIKFKDIFRVMYKEFRISLIVGVILAAANGLRIFLMYRDMRLAVAVSVSLIGTVIISKIIGCILPLLAKRVKLDPAIMASPIITTLVDTCSIAIYFTVATRMFHL
- a CDS encoding TRAP transporter small permease gives rise to the protein MLNKISDAMRKITNIIVTFLFMVVVAVVFAQVVARYVAGSSIRWADELARFAFVWLVYLGGSITIREGRNVCFDLLLESCKGKSWKVMFTIVCAASAVFLICMTYLGVLVCQTQMAESSPIMHWPMAVVCAAIPIGGVLMFFEQISYYLVHLNGTREEEGEGAGVC
- a CDS encoding TRAP transporter large permease; protein product: MLVTAFILFFVLLMLGVPIAFSLGLGSVVAIFMDDKISSMLVAQKLFSSINSFSLMAIPFFMLSGELMEAGGISKRLVNIAKAFVGHITGGIGMVDIGTSVLFAGVSGSAAADTAAVGSMLIPSMLKNGYPRGLAAVIQACAGSLGPIIPPSLTMIIYCSLTGLSIGECFMAGVIPGLIIGLGVAVVTYFYAKHLGIQGGERVPFKERMTAIKDGVLAIIMPLIIIGGIVSGVFTPTESGAIAVVYALIIGMFVYKEFTYRDLPRIFLKAASMTGMALLIVAGASIFSWLVAYEKFPKMIITFLTGLTDNKYIIMILLVLFLLFVGMFIETLSATIICAPILMPVAAQYGIDSIQFALIMVITLVYAGVTPPVGGVLFITMGIAKAKMKDALQYLAPYLGIICVVILLLIFVPQISLALPRLLF
- a CDS encoding iron-containing alcohol dehydrogenase; translated protein: MANQFIMPKQVIMGEHALYEAAELLKGLGKKALIVTDRVMVELGNVKVLEDVLEKEKVKYEIYDGITGEPTDRMVEAGLAAYKEASCDFLIALGGGSALDTMKAVAVLAVLGGKISDLMGKEIKADTAPMVAIPTTAGTGSEATQFTIIADTENDVKMLLKGADIMPSLAIVDPQFTMTAPPKITAATGLDALTHAAEAYTSKKANLLSDVFAISAVKRIFRYLPAAFRDGKDVEARVQMATAALEAGVAFNNASVTVVHGMSRPIGALFHVPHGISNAMLIKECFDFVLDGTYERFGELGRAIGAAGEQDSDRDAARAFLNAVEELCRTLEIPTLEEYGIDRELFFSSIGKMAEDAMISGSPSNTRKELNAEDLKNIYRRLWD
- a CDS encoding DeoR/GlpR family DNA-binding transcription regulator; protein product: MRVERINEIERYILENGSVTSDRLCEIFRISKNTLLRDLNILSEKGTIKKVYGGVTAMHPPFSVKELLPFNDRDTKNIDLKNRIAGQAAIHIQPGDTIFVDTGTSTLSILSYITNIQGLTIITNSVQFMYRVLNFPHINVIALPGVLNHNTASLVGVPCINSLSTYNISKAFMACTAASLQSGVTNATSEEYEVKKVAMAQSLEHILLIDHTKFNQTSLMTYSQLKDFDLIITDKLPENDYIEYFKTHRVTLEIAE
- a CDS encoding ketose-bisphosphate aldolase; translated protein: MKELLAEADENGRAVGGFNVANMESVMGVIQAAEEMDTPVILQVAEKRMGYSPVEYIAPMMVEAARTAGVRIAVHLDHGKSPEMIKKTLDYGFTSVMFDGSDGPLEENIRLTNLIAEAAGPYGATVEAELGVVGGNEGNGEHQVLYTDAAEAERFAHEAKMDALAIAIGNAHGHYKGIPKLNFDVLRDIAGRVDIPLVLHGGTGITDEQFREAIHCGIRKINIATANFDAMTKGAADYLAGNGEHNYFELNEQMVRYVYNNVKKCISVFNNQ
- a CDS encoding TRAP transporter substrate-binding protein, producing the protein MRKMKKFTGIVLAAAMAVSLTACGGSAGTSGNAKTTEQDKEKTETSQTGSDVTPVDGVEELTLTLSHHCSEDDSNHVYAEAFADAVNQLSGGKMKVDIYANGQLFGQADALSALSQGTLDIALSDTALFANYDPAGALFDMPYLIDSREQAVKMVKDEEVLSFIRDKMSEKGGFHVLSIQPLYFRSSLVKDKNVNSFDGFKGLIMRTPEAPHTIAAFEAFGANPTVIPSGEAYTAVQTGVADGLEGHPEYVYLQKFYEVAQNYVQTKHVFTFTAYSMSQKVYDDLSDAQKQVIDEVSVMAQDKFLEYTDTLFEDSMKKLEDEGVQITEVDLAPFKEAAGPYLQKFIADNSLQDVYDKIQSLK
- the iolC gene encoding 5-dehydro-2-deoxygluconokinase — translated: MKYVTFDESRKYDLILLGRVAIDFNPLDYNKPLYESETFKKYVGGSPANIAVGMARLGKKIGFFSKVSDDQFGTFVERYFENEGIDTSHISRCRNGEKLGLTFTEILSPTESSILMYRNCIADLQLSVEDIDEEYIKSTKAILISGTALAASPSREAALKAVSLAKKNQVPVIFDIDYRAYNWKNHDEIAIYYSAVASQADIILGSREEYDLTESLIAPGRTDVETAEAWCAKGARIVVIKHGREGSTAYAYDGNSYSIKPFPVKALKGFGGGDGYAAAFLYGLLEGKELIDCLEMGSAEAAMLVASHACSADMPSAEALMAFIRKCKDEYGEMVARA